The segment AAGTGTCGTGCAACGGGCCGCGCAGGTGGGAGGCGAGCCGGACGAAGCGGGCAAAGCGCGAGGTGGCGGCCTCGGGATCCGCCGCGGGCGCAATCAGCACCACACGCTTCGCGGTCCAGCCATCGCCCAGGGCAAGCGTGACGGCCGCGCCGCCCAGCGAATGGGCGACCACCCCTTCCGCATCGCCATAGTGACGGCCCACGGCCGTCACCGTGCGGACGAAGTCGGGCAAGGTACAGAGGGTGCCGCCACTGTGGCCATGGGCTGGCTGGTCGAACGCGACCGCCGCCCAGCCCCGCGCAAGAAGTTGCGCCGCCCAGCTCTGCCAGCGCAGGCCCATGCTGGACCAGCCGTGGGCCAGCAGGATGTAGGGCTGGGTGGTCGGGTCGCCCCACACGTAGGTGGCGATCTGTTCGCCGCCCACGTTGATGGTCTCGCGCCGGGCCGTCGTGGTCGCCAGCGCCTGCGCGGCGCGCTCGCGGCTGCTCGGCAAGGGCGTCTGGAAGACCCGCGCGGCGTGCGCCACCGTGCGCCCGGGCGCCAGCCGGCTGCCGAAGCGATAGGCGAAACGGATACCGAGCAGGGTGGCGACGGTGCGGGCGCCGAAGCGACGGGCGGGTTTC is part of the Luteibacter pinisoli genome and harbors:
- a CDS encoding alpha/beta hydrolase, coding for MRRLKDPMQNRKTRAIAMKPARRFGARTVATLLGIRFAYRFGSRLAPGRTVAHAARVFQTPLPSSRERAAQALATTTARRETINVGGEQIATYVWGDPTTQPYILLAHGWSSMGLRWQSWAAQLLARGWAAVAFDQPAHGHSGGTLCTLPDFVRTVTAVGRHYGDAEGVVAHSLGGAAVTLALGDGWTAKRVVLIAPAADPEAATSRFARFVRLASHLRGPLHDTLSRRTGVAIGDLHIRHHAPNRTQPAMIIHDFFDRDVPVEEGELYANLWPNSILLRTRRLGHRRIVDDEAVQTAALTFLSGVDFG